The Thermobispora bispora DSM 43833 genome window below encodes:
- a CDS encoding UbiA prenyltransferase family protein, with product MSGTSLDLPAAARPVPGQRGSPRDLLALLRPHQWVKSLLVVPLALVDPAAWSPPALGRLAAAVAVFILASSVVYVGNDIADRERDRRHPVKRHRPIAAGRVSVRAAVAVGVGLLAVLAVTVAVVSPRLAWPVGGYLLLNVLYSAWLKHVPLVDLFVVVLGFEARIVAGFLAVEAVPSPWLLLCVFFLCLTLILGKRRRELDEAGAAHRPSLAGYSPGLVDQMITVCAGLTAVVFLLFLSQDTAAVSPRGAALLSLAPLGVFGLFRYMQLLAVRGVGGDPARALLRDRVIVVTAVLAAGLAAVLAGLDLLSGW from the coding sequence GTGTCCGGCACTTCCCTGGATCTGCCGGCGGCCGCGCGGCCCGTGCCCGGGCAGCGGGGGTCGCCCCGTGACCTGCTGGCGCTGCTGCGGCCGCACCAGTGGGTGAAGAGCCTGCTGGTGGTGCCGCTCGCGCTGGTGGACCCGGCGGCGTGGTCGCCGCCGGCGCTGGGCCGGCTGGCCGCCGCGGTGGCGGTGTTCATCCTGGCGTCGTCCGTGGTGTACGTGGGCAACGACATCGCGGACCGGGAGCGGGACCGGCGCCACCCGGTCAAGCGGCACCGGCCGATCGCGGCGGGCCGGGTGTCCGTGCGGGCGGCGGTGGCCGTCGGGGTGGGGCTGCTGGCGGTGCTCGCGGTCACGGTCGCGGTGGTGTCGCCGCGGCTGGCGTGGCCGGTCGGGGGTTACCTGCTGCTGAACGTGCTGTACAGCGCCTGGCTGAAGCACGTGCCGCTGGTCGATTTGTTCGTGGTGGTGCTCGGGTTCGAGGCGCGGATCGTCGCGGGGTTCCTGGCGGTGGAGGCGGTGCCGTCCCCCTGGCTGCTGCTGTGCGTGTTCTTCCTCTGCCTGACCTTGATCTTGGGGAAGCGGCGCCGGGAGCTGGACGAGGCGGGGGCGGCGCATCGGCCGTCGCTGGCGGGGTATTCGCCGGGCCTGGTCGACCAGATGATCACGGTGTGCGCGGGGCTGACCGCGGTGGTGTTCCTGCTGTTCCTGAGCCAGGACACGGCCGCGGTGTCGCCCCGCGGTGCCGCGCTGCTGTCCCTGGCGCCGCTGGGGGTGTTCGGCCTGTTCCGGTACATGCAGCTCCTGGCGGTGCGCGGGGTGGGCGGTGACCCGGCCCGGGCGTTGCTGCGCGACCGGGTGATCGTGGTGACTGCGGTGCTCGCGGCCGGGCTGGCCGCGGTGCTGGCCGGGCTCGATCTGCTGTCGGGGTGGTGA
- a CDS encoding NAD-dependent epimerase/dehydratase family protein, translated as MTGGAPARIVVTGAAGILGSNLVARLLRDGHRVCGVDVRELPPAPGLTGRVADIRDTAAMTEAFAGADAVVHCASALPSYPAEQIRSIIVAGTGSVLRAARAAGVARVVHVSSTAVYGLPRTVPTEEHPREPVDTYSAAKAEAEELVERFRADGMCVGVLRPKTFLGPGRMGLFSMLFEWAEEGRNFPVLGRGDVRIQMLGLDDLVDAVVTMLRAPDEVACDTYNVGAAEFGTLREDFQAVLDAAGHGKRVVSIPARPAVSVLRLLERLKLSPVYGRLVYKLLYDSYVSIDKARERLRFSPRQSNRDAILATFEWWRRNRGSAAGRGAGRTSSEPWKQGVLALSKVFF; from the coding sequence GTGACGGGAGGGGCGCCCGCGCGGATCGTGGTGACCGGCGCGGCGGGGATTCTCGGTTCGAACCTGGTGGCGCGGCTGCTGCGGGACGGCCACCGGGTGTGCGGGGTGGACGTGCGGGAGCTGCCGCCCGCGCCCGGCCTGACCGGGCGGGTGGCCGACATCCGGGACACGGCCGCGATGACGGAGGCGTTCGCCGGTGCGGACGCGGTGGTGCACTGCGCCTCGGCGCTGCCGAGCTACCCGGCCGAGCAGATCCGCTCGATCATCGTCGCGGGCACGGGCTCGGTGCTGCGGGCGGCGCGGGCCGCCGGGGTGGCCCGGGTGGTGCACGTGTCCTCCACCGCGGTGTACGGCCTGCCGCGGACGGTGCCGACCGAGGAGCACCCCAGGGAGCCGGTGGACACCTACAGCGCGGCGAAGGCGGAGGCGGAGGAGCTGGTCGAGCGGTTCCGCGCCGATGGGATGTGCGTGGGCGTGCTGCGGCCGAAGACGTTCCTCGGCCCGGGCCGGATGGGGCTGTTCTCGATGCTGTTCGAGTGGGCCGAGGAGGGGCGCAACTTCCCGGTGCTGGGCCGGGGCGACGTGCGCATCCAGATGCTCGGGCTGGACGACCTGGTCGACGCGGTCGTGACCATGCTCCGGGCGCCGGACGAGGTGGCCTGTGACACGTACAACGTGGGCGCGGCGGAGTTCGGCACGCTGCGGGAGGACTTCCAGGCCGTGCTGGACGCGGCCGGGCACGGCAAGCGGGTGGTGTCGATCCCGGCCCGGCCGGCGGTGAGCGTGCTGCGGCTGCTGGAGCGCTTGAAGCTCTCCCCGGTGTACGGCCGGCTGGTGTACAAGCTGCTCTACGACTCGTACGTGAGCATCGACAAGGCGCGGGAGCGGCTGAGGTTCTCCCCCAGGCAGTCCAACCGGGACGCCATCCTCGCCACGTTCGAGTGGTGGCGGCGCAACCGCGGGTCGGCGGCCGGGCGGGGCGCCGGCCGGACGAGCAGCGAGCCGTGGAAGCAGGGCGTGCTGGCCCTCTCGAAGGTGTTCTTCTGA